In a genomic window of Parambassis ranga chromosome 24, fParRan2.1, whole genome shotgun sequence:
- the ppp1r13bb gene encoding protein phosphatase 1, regulatory subunit 13Bb isoform X4 translates to MMPMILTVYLSDGEQAVTEVPITPETTCRDVVEFCKEPGESGCHLAEVWRGNERAIPFEHMMYEHLQKWGPRKQEVKFFLRHEDSPTEGSDQGSQQSQDPASRRSGNTGEKHNENGVGNQRVELTLSELQEMATRQQQQIEAQQQMLVAKEQRLRYLKQQERRQQQTVSESEKLQRLKERVESQEAKLKKIRAMRGQVDYSKVINGNLSAEIEQVSSLFQEKQAELQAAVLRVEQLSLQLEDLRRGKLNGIQTTLGGQVTGAAALELRKLYQELQIRNKLNQEQNSKLQQQKELLNKRNMEVTLMDKRISELRERLYKKKAEARQKENLPLNRANGPPSPQPASGTLGRVAAVGPYIQVPVPGRQEGGYTMPPDPLKPQTLGVNNQANHGRTKTANDTGWPPVGKTSTTLKPPERRDSGTDNQGKSPPSGSPIAPNAEKVLDSKLAVSSPAINKPQPPPYGSHLTSSNTASSLERRKDAPPPPRPLPNPPAPAWPRVPSSTGSSSQQIQQRISVPPSPTFQPNAPLFPPGLSERLDPPPAVAVRPFIPDRGSRPQSPRKGPPTMNSSSIYHMYLQQAAPKSQPLKPALKAVYGKPVLPSSSTPPSPLPFVQAGGAFPLLQGPPGSEEAFEGAFDDYEGFQHLEPSAPPPSVENIPRPLSPTKLTPMVHSPLRYQSDADLEVLRKKLANAPRPLKKRSSITEPEGPSGPNIQKLLYQRFNTLAGGIEGNGVSGPGGGNGAGNGTPFYQPANPPGYLGGDSSADTDNGNLLSETPLPPPPGEDEQGSEVPPTTTDANDNEPAPPSPEGPLDPAEAEEPEDDDDNNNNVGGPEATLPSPVLEVTTPEDSGTGESQPLEKRTNLKKPNSERTGHGFRVKFNPLALLLDASLEGEFDLVQRIIYEVENPSTPNDEGITPLHNAVCAGHHHIVKFLLDFGVNVNAADSDGWTPLHCAASCNSVHLCKLLVESGAAIFASTISDVETAADKCEEMEEGYIQCSQFLYGVQEKLGVMNKGTVYTLWDYEAQNPDELSFSEGDAITILRRQDDSETEWWWARLEDNEGYVPRNLLGLYPRIKPRQRSLA, encoded by the exons ATGATACTCACAGTGTACCTCAGCGATGGGGAACAGGCTGTGACCGAGGTGCCCATTACCCCTGAGACAACGTGCAGAGATGTTGTTGAGTTCTGCAAAGAGCCCGGCGAGAGCGGCTGCCACCTGGCTGAGGTCTGGAGAGGCAACG AGCGAGCGATCCCCTTTGAGCACATGATGTATGAACATCTGCAGAAATGGGGCCCTCGGAAGCAAGAAGTCAAGTTCTTCCTCCGGCATGAAGATTCACCAACTGAGGGCAGTGATCAAG GGAGTCAGCAGTCTCAGGATCCAGCAAGTCGCAGAAGTGGAAATACTGGCGAGAAGCACAACGAAAATGGG gtggggaATCAGCGTGTGGAGCTCAcgctgtcagagctgcaggagaTGGCCACGCGGCAACAGCAGCAAATTGAGGCTCAGCAGCAGATGCTTGTTGCAAag GAGCAACGGCTGCGTTACCTGAAACAGCAAGAGCGGCGTCAGCAGCAAACTGTTTCAGAGAGTGAGAAACTGCAGAGGCTGAAAGAACGTGTGGAGAGTCAGGAGGCAAAGCTCAAGAAGATTCGAGCAATGAGAGGCCAGGTGGACTACAGCAAGGTCATCAATGGCAACCTGT cagcagagatcgAACAAGTTAGCAGCTTGTTTCAGGAGAAGCAGGCAGAGTTACAGGCAGCAGTTCTAAGGGTGGAGCAGCTTAGCCTGCAGCTTGAGGACCTTCGGAGAGGAAAACTCAATGGCATACAGACTACCCTCGGTGGACAAGTAACCGGTGCTGCAGCCTTAGAGCTGCGCAAACTATATCAAGAGCTTCAG ATTCGGAACAAGCTCAACCAGGAGCAAAACAGTAAGCTGCAGCAACAGAAGGAGCTTCTGAACAAGCGTAATATGGAGGTGACGCTCATGGACAAGCGAATCAGCGAGCTTCGGGAGCGCCTCTACAAGAAAAAAGCTGAGGCACGTCAAAAAGAGAACCTTCCT CTGAACAGAGCAAATGGACCTCCCTCTCCTCAGCCAGCTTCTGGTACTCTGGGtcgtgttgctgctgttgggcCGTATATTCAAGTCCCTGTTCCAGGTCGACAAGAAGGGGGCTATACCATGCCACCTGATCCACTGAAGCCTCAGACTCTGGGCGTTAATAATCAAGCCAACCACGGCCGCACCAAAACAG CTAATGATACTGGTTGGCCTCCTGTAGGCAAGACCAGCACAACACTAAAGCCTCCAGAGAGACGGGACTCAGGGACTGATAACCAGGGCAAGAGCCCTCCCTCAGGCTCCCCCATTGCTCCCAATGCAGAAAAG GTGCTAGACTCTAAATTAGCTGTGTCCTCACCTGCCATAAACAAGCCACAGCCACCACCATATGGATCACACCTTACATCCTCAAACACAGCCAGCTCCCTGGAGCGCCGCAAGgatgcacctcctcctcctcgcccaCTGCCAAACCCGCCAGCTCCAGCATGGCCTCGTGTCCCCTCGTCTACAGGTTCTTCATCCCAGCAGATCCAGCAGCGTATCTCAGTTCCACCAAGCCCCACCTTCCAGCCTAACGCACCGCTTTTCCCTCCGGGGCTGAGTGAGCGGCTGGATCCTCCACCAGCTGTGGCAGTGCGCCCCTTCATCCCAGACAGAGGATCACGGCCTCAGTCGCCCCGTAAGGGACCGCCTACCATGAACTCCAGCTCCATCTATCACATGTACCTCCAGCAGGCAGCGCCAAAGAGCCAGCCACTCAAACCTGCTCTCAAAGCAG TATATGGGAAGCCTGTTCTCCCCTCCAGCTCAAcgcctccctcccccctgccttTCGTCCAGGCAGGAGGGGCATTCCCTTTGCTTCAAGGCCCACCTGGCAGCGAGGAAGCTTTTGAAGGAGCATTTGATGATTATGAGGGCTTCCAGCACCTGGAGCCATCTGCGCCTCCACCCAGTGTGGAGAACATCCCACGACCACTCAGCCCTACTAAGCTAACGCCTATGGTACATTCCCCACTGCGCTACCAAAGTGACGCCGACCTTGAAGTGCTCCGCAAAAAGTTGGCCAACGCTCCAAGGCCTCTTAAGAAGCGCAGCTCCATCACAGAGCCGGAGGGCCCCAGTGGACCGAATATCCAGAAACTGCTGTACCAGAGATTCAACACTCTAGCAGGAGGCATAGAAGGGAACGGAGTCAGTGGACCAGGAGGTGGTAACGGTGCAGGTAACGGAACACCGTTTTATCAGCCAGCTAATCCTCCTGGATATCTGGGAGGCGACTCTTCGGCCGATACAGACAATGGCAACCTCCTCTCTGAGACTCCGCTACCACCCCCACCAGGGGAAGATGAGCAGGGCTCTGAGGTTCCACCTACCACTACTGATGCTAATGACAACGAGCCAGCACCCCCATCTCCAGAAGGACCGTTGGATCCTGCTGAAGCAGAGGAAccagaggatgatgatgacaacaacaacaatgttgGAGGACCTGAGGCAACACTGCCCAGTCCTGTGCTAGAGGTCACCACTCCAGAGGACAGCGGCACAGGGGAATCACAACCACTG GAGAAGCGCACGAACCTTAAGAAGCCAAACTCCGAGCGAACTGGTCATGGCTTCAGAGTGAAGTTCAACCCACTGGCCCTCCTGCTGGATGCCTCTCTGGAGGGGGAGTTTGACCTGGTCCAGAGGATCATCTACGAA gtGGAGAATCCTAGCACTCCAAATGATGAGGGCATCACGCCTCTGCACAACGCAGTGTGTGCGGGACATCACCACATAGTCAAGTTCCTGCTGGATTTTGGTGTGAATGTCAATGCTGCAGATAGTGATGGATG GACCCCCCTTCACTGTGCCGCGTCCTGCAACAGTGTTCATCTTTGCAAGTTGTTGGTTGAGTCAGGGGCCGCCATTTTTGCCAGCACCATTAGTGATGTGGAGACAGCTGCAGATAAATgcgaggagatggaggagggctACATTCAGTGTTCCCAGTTTCTATATG GTGTTCAGGAGAAGTTGGGTGTAATGAACAAGGGGACTGTGTACACTCTATGGGACTATGAAGCCCAGAATCCGGACGAGCTGTCATTCAGCGAGGGGGATGCCATCACCATTCTGCGACGACAGGACGACAGCGAAACAGAGTGGTGGTGGGCGAGGCTTGAGGACAATGAGGGCTATGTGCCTCGCAACCTGCTGGGG cTCTATCCGAGAATCAAACCTCGTCAGCGCTCCCTGGCATAG
- the ppp1r13bb gene encoding protein phosphatase 1, regulatory subunit 13Bb isoform X2 — MMPMILTVYLSDGEQAVTEVPITPETTCRDVVEFCKEPGESGCHLAEVWRGNERAIPFEHMMYEHLQKWGPRKQEVKFFLRHEDSPTEGSDQGSQQSQDPASRRSGNTGEKHNENGVGNQRVELTLSELQEMATRQQQQIEAQQQMLVAKEQRLRYLKQQERRQQQTVSESEKLQRLKERVESQEAKLKKIRAMRGQVDYSKVINGNLSAEIEQVSSLFQEKQAELQAAVLRVEQLSLQLEDLRRGKLNGIQTTLGGQVTGAAALELRKLYQELQIRNKLNQEQNSKLQQQKELLNKRNMEVTLMDKRISELRERLYKKKAELNRANGPPSPQPASGTLGRVAAVGPYIQVPVPGRQEGGYTMPPDPLKPQTLGVNNQANHGRTKTDGVRKPPGPWKVSDLDIVVDPVSPSHPESQPGSGAPTGSDSTSPNDTGWPPVGKTSTTLKPPERRDSGTDNQGKSPPSGSPIAPNAEKVLDSKLAVSSPAINKPQPPPYGSHLTSSNTASSLERRKDAPPPPRPLPNPPAPAWPRVPSSTGSSSQQIQQRISVPPSPTFQPNAPLFPPGLSERLDPPPAVAVRPFIPDRGSRPQSPRKGPPTMNSSSIYHMYLQQAAPKSQPLKPALKAVYGKPVLPSSSTPPSPLPFVQAGGAFPLLQGPPGSEEAFEGAFDDYEGFQHLEPSAPPPSVENIPRPLSPTKLTPMVHSPLRYQSDADLEVLRKKLANAPRPLKKRSSITEPEGPSGPNIQKLLYQRFNTLAGGIEGNGVSGPGGGNGAGNGTPFYQPANPPGYLGGDSSADTDNGNLLSETPLPPPPGEDEQGSEVPPTTTDANDNEPAPPSPEGPLDPAEAEEPEDDDDNNNNVGGPEATLPSPVLEVTTPEDSGTGESQPLEKRTNLKKPNSERTGHGFRVKFNPLALLLDASLEGEFDLVQRIIYEVENPSTPNDEGITPLHNAVCAGHHHIVKFLLDFGVNVNAADSDGWTPLHCAASCNSVHLCKLLVESGAAIFASTISDVETAADKCEEMEEGYIQCSQFLYGVQEKLGVMNKGTVYTLWDYEAQNPDELSFSEGDAITILRRQDDSETEWWWARLEDNEGYVPRNLLGLYPRIKPRQRSLA; from the exons ATGATACTCACAGTGTACCTCAGCGATGGGGAACAGGCTGTGACCGAGGTGCCCATTACCCCTGAGACAACGTGCAGAGATGTTGTTGAGTTCTGCAAAGAGCCCGGCGAGAGCGGCTGCCACCTGGCTGAGGTCTGGAGAGGCAACG AGCGAGCGATCCCCTTTGAGCACATGATGTATGAACATCTGCAGAAATGGGGCCCTCGGAAGCAAGAAGTCAAGTTCTTCCTCCGGCATGAAGATTCACCAACTGAGGGCAGTGATCAAG GGAGTCAGCAGTCTCAGGATCCAGCAAGTCGCAGAAGTGGAAATACTGGCGAGAAGCACAACGAAAATGGG gtggggaATCAGCGTGTGGAGCTCAcgctgtcagagctgcaggagaTGGCCACGCGGCAACAGCAGCAAATTGAGGCTCAGCAGCAGATGCTTGTTGCAAag GAGCAACGGCTGCGTTACCTGAAACAGCAAGAGCGGCGTCAGCAGCAAACTGTTTCAGAGAGTGAGAAACTGCAGAGGCTGAAAGAACGTGTGGAGAGTCAGGAGGCAAAGCTCAAGAAGATTCGAGCAATGAGAGGCCAGGTGGACTACAGCAAGGTCATCAATGGCAACCTGT cagcagagatcgAACAAGTTAGCAGCTTGTTTCAGGAGAAGCAGGCAGAGTTACAGGCAGCAGTTCTAAGGGTGGAGCAGCTTAGCCTGCAGCTTGAGGACCTTCGGAGAGGAAAACTCAATGGCATACAGACTACCCTCGGTGGACAAGTAACCGGTGCTGCAGCCTTAGAGCTGCGCAAACTATATCAAGAGCTTCAG ATTCGGAACAAGCTCAACCAGGAGCAAAACAGTAAGCTGCAGCAACAGAAGGAGCTTCTGAACAAGCGTAATATGGAGGTGACGCTCATGGACAAGCGAATCAGCGAGCTTCGGGAGCGCCTCTACAAGAAAAAAGCTGAG CTGAACAGAGCAAATGGACCTCCCTCTCCTCAGCCAGCTTCTGGTACTCTGGGtcgtgttgctgctgttgggcCGTATATTCAAGTCCCTGTTCCAGGTCGACAAGAAGGGGGCTATACCATGCCACCTGATCCACTGAAGCCTCAGACTCTGGGCGTTAATAATCAAGCCAACCACGGCCGCACCAAAACAG ACGGTGTGCGAAAGCCTCCCGGCCCTTGGAAAGTGTCTGATTTAGACATCGTTGTGGACCCGGTATCCCCGTCCCATCCAGAATCACAGCCAGGCTCTGGAGCCCCCACTGGCTCTGACAGCACGTCCC CTAATGATACTGGTTGGCCTCCTGTAGGCAAGACCAGCACAACACTAAAGCCTCCAGAGAGACGGGACTCAGGGACTGATAACCAGGGCAAGAGCCCTCCCTCAGGCTCCCCCATTGCTCCCAATGCAGAAAAG GTGCTAGACTCTAAATTAGCTGTGTCCTCACCTGCCATAAACAAGCCACAGCCACCACCATATGGATCACACCTTACATCCTCAAACACAGCCAGCTCCCTGGAGCGCCGCAAGgatgcacctcctcctcctcgcccaCTGCCAAACCCGCCAGCTCCAGCATGGCCTCGTGTCCCCTCGTCTACAGGTTCTTCATCCCAGCAGATCCAGCAGCGTATCTCAGTTCCACCAAGCCCCACCTTCCAGCCTAACGCACCGCTTTTCCCTCCGGGGCTGAGTGAGCGGCTGGATCCTCCACCAGCTGTGGCAGTGCGCCCCTTCATCCCAGACAGAGGATCACGGCCTCAGTCGCCCCGTAAGGGACCGCCTACCATGAACTCCAGCTCCATCTATCACATGTACCTCCAGCAGGCAGCGCCAAAGAGCCAGCCACTCAAACCTGCTCTCAAAGCAG TATATGGGAAGCCTGTTCTCCCCTCCAGCTCAAcgcctccctcccccctgccttTCGTCCAGGCAGGAGGGGCATTCCCTTTGCTTCAAGGCCCACCTGGCAGCGAGGAAGCTTTTGAAGGAGCATTTGATGATTATGAGGGCTTCCAGCACCTGGAGCCATCTGCGCCTCCACCCAGTGTGGAGAACATCCCACGACCACTCAGCCCTACTAAGCTAACGCCTATGGTACATTCCCCACTGCGCTACCAAAGTGACGCCGACCTTGAAGTGCTCCGCAAAAAGTTGGCCAACGCTCCAAGGCCTCTTAAGAAGCGCAGCTCCATCACAGAGCCGGAGGGCCCCAGTGGACCGAATATCCAGAAACTGCTGTACCAGAGATTCAACACTCTAGCAGGAGGCATAGAAGGGAACGGAGTCAGTGGACCAGGAGGTGGTAACGGTGCAGGTAACGGAACACCGTTTTATCAGCCAGCTAATCCTCCTGGATATCTGGGAGGCGACTCTTCGGCCGATACAGACAATGGCAACCTCCTCTCTGAGACTCCGCTACCACCCCCACCAGGGGAAGATGAGCAGGGCTCTGAGGTTCCACCTACCACTACTGATGCTAATGACAACGAGCCAGCACCCCCATCTCCAGAAGGACCGTTGGATCCTGCTGAAGCAGAGGAAccagaggatgatgatgacaacaacaacaatgttgGAGGACCTGAGGCAACACTGCCCAGTCCTGTGCTAGAGGTCACCACTCCAGAGGACAGCGGCACAGGGGAATCACAACCACTG GAGAAGCGCACGAACCTTAAGAAGCCAAACTCCGAGCGAACTGGTCATGGCTTCAGAGTGAAGTTCAACCCACTGGCCCTCCTGCTGGATGCCTCTCTGGAGGGGGAGTTTGACCTGGTCCAGAGGATCATCTACGAA gtGGAGAATCCTAGCACTCCAAATGATGAGGGCATCACGCCTCTGCACAACGCAGTGTGTGCGGGACATCACCACATAGTCAAGTTCCTGCTGGATTTTGGTGTGAATGTCAATGCTGCAGATAGTGATGGATG GACCCCCCTTCACTGTGCCGCGTCCTGCAACAGTGTTCATCTTTGCAAGTTGTTGGTTGAGTCAGGGGCCGCCATTTTTGCCAGCACCATTAGTGATGTGGAGACAGCTGCAGATAAATgcgaggagatggaggagggctACATTCAGTGTTCCCAGTTTCTATATG GTGTTCAGGAGAAGTTGGGTGTAATGAACAAGGGGACTGTGTACACTCTATGGGACTATGAAGCCCAGAATCCGGACGAGCTGTCATTCAGCGAGGGGGATGCCATCACCATTCTGCGACGACAGGACGACAGCGAAACAGAGTGGTGGTGGGCGAGGCTTGAGGACAATGAGGGCTATGTGCCTCGCAACCTGCTGGGG cTCTATCCGAGAATCAAACCTCGTCAGCGCTCCCTGGCATAG
- the ppp1r13bb gene encoding protein phosphatase 1, regulatory subunit 13Bb isoform X5, whose translation MMPMILTVYLSDGEQAVTEVPITPETTCRDVVEFCKEPGESGCHLAEVWRGNERAIPFEHMMYEHLQKWGPRKQEVKFFLRHEDSPTEGSDQGSQQSQDPASRRSGNTGEKHNENGVGNQRVELTLSELQEMATRQQQQIEAQQQMLVAKEQRLRYLKQQERRQQQTVSESEKLQRLKERVESQEAKLKKIRAMRGQVDYSKVINGNLSAEIEQVSSLFQEKQAELQAAVLRVEQLSLQLEDLRRGKLNGIQTTLGGQVTGAAALELRKLYQELQIRNKLNQEQNSKLQQQKELLNKRNMEVTLMDKRISELRERLYKKKAEARQKENLPLNRANGPPSPQPASGTLGRVAAVGPYIQVPVPGRQEGGYTMPPDPLKPQTLGVNNQANHGRTKTGKTSTTLKPPERRDSGTDNQGKSPPSGSPIAPNAEKVLDSKLAVSSPAINKPQPPPYGSHLTSSNTASSLERRKDAPPPPRPLPNPPAPAWPRVPSSTGSSSQQIQQRISVPPSPTFQPNAPLFPPGLSERLDPPPAVAVRPFIPDRGSRPQSPRKGPPTMNSSSIYHMYLQQAAPKSQPLKPALKAVYGKPVLPSSSTPPSPLPFVQAGGAFPLLQGPPGSEEAFEGAFDDYEGFQHLEPSAPPPSVENIPRPLSPTKLTPMVHSPLRYQSDADLEVLRKKLANAPRPLKKRSSITEPEGPSGPNIQKLLYQRFNTLAGGIEGNGVSGPGGGNGAGNGTPFYQPANPPGYLGGDSSADTDNGNLLSETPLPPPPGEDEQGSEVPPTTTDANDNEPAPPSPEGPLDPAEAEEPEDDDDNNNNVGGPEATLPSPVLEVTTPEDSGTGESQPLEKRTNLKKPNSERTGHGFRVKFNPLALLLDASLEGEFDLVQRIIYEVENPSTPNDEGITPLHNAVCAGHHHIVKFLLDFGVNVNAADSDGWTPLHCAASCNSVHLCKLLVESGAAIFASTISDVETAADKCEEMEEGYIQCSQFLYGVQEKLGVMNKGTVYTLWDYEAQNPDELSFSEGDAITILRRQDDSETEWWWARLEDNEGYVPRNLLGLYPRIKPRQRSLA comes from the exons ATGATACTCACAGTGTACCTCAGCGATGGGGAACAGGCTGTGACCGAGGTGCCCATTACCCCTGAGACAACGTGCAGAGATGTTGTTGAGTTCTGCAAAGAGCCCGGCGAGAGCGGCTGCCACCTGGCTGAGGTCTGGAGAGGCAACG AGCGAGCGATCCCCTTTGAGCACATGATGTATGAACATCTGCAGAAATGGGGCCCTCGGAAGCAAGAAGTCAAGTTCTTCCTCCGGCATGAAGATTCACCAACTGAGGGCAGTGATCAAG GGAGTCAGCAGTCTCAGGATCCAGCAAGTCGCAGAAGTGGAAATACTGGCGAGAAGCACAACGAAAATGGG gtggggaATCAGCGTGTGGAGCTCAcgctgtcagagctgcaggagaTGGCCACGCGGCAACAGCAGCAAATTGAGGCTCAGCAGCAGATGCTTGTTGCAAag GAGCAACGGCTGCGTTACCTGAAACAGCAAGAGCGGCGTCAGCAGCAAACTGTTTCAGAGAGTGAGAAACTGCAGAGGCTGAAAGAACGTGTGGAGAGTCAGGAGGCAAAGCTCAAGAAGATTCGAGCAATGAGAGGCCAGGTGGACTACAGCAAGGTCATCAATGGCAACCTGT cagcagagatcgAACAAGTTAGCAGCTTGTTTCAGGAGAAGCAGGCAGAGTTACAGGCAGCAGTTCTAAGGGTGGAGCAGCTTAGCCTGCAGCTTGAGGACCTTCGGAGAGGAAAACTCAATGGCATACAGACTACCCTCGGTGGACAAGTAACCGGTGCTGCAGCCTTAGAGCTGCGCAAACTATATCAAGAGCTTCAG ATTCGGAACAAGCTCAACCAGGAGCAAAACAGTAAGCTGCAGCAACAGAAGGAGCTTCTGAACAAGCGTAATATGGAGGTGACGCTCATGGACAAGCGAATCAGCGAGCTTCGGGAGCGCCTCTACAAGAAAAAAGCTGAGGCACGTCAAAAAGAGAACCTTCCT CTGAACAGAGCAAATGGACCTCCCTCTCCTCAGCCAGCTTCTGGTACTCTGGGtcgtgttgctgctgttgggcCGTATATTCAAGTCCCTGTTCCAGGTCGACAAGAAGGGGGCTATACCATGCCACCTGATCCACTGAAGCCTCAGACTCTGGGCGTTAATAATCAAGCCAACCACGGCCGCACCAAAACAG GCAAGACCAGCACAACACTAAAGCCTCCAGAGAGACGGGACTCAGGGACTGATAACCAGGGCAAGAGCCCTCCCTCAGGCTCCCCCATTGCTCCCAATGCAGAAAAG GTGCTAGACTCTAAATTAGCTGTGTCCTCACCTGCCATAAACAAGCCACAGCCACCACCATATGGATCACACCTTACATCCTCAAACACAGCCAGCTCCCTGGAGCGCCGCAAGgatgcacctcctcctcctcgcccaCTGCCAAACCCGCCAGCTCCAGCATGGCCTCGTGTCCCCTCGTCTACAGGTTCTTCATCCCAGCAGATCCAGCAGCGTATCTCAGTTCCACCAAGCCCCACCTTCCAGCCTAACGCACCGCTTTTCCCTCCGGGGCTGAGTGAGCGGCTGGATCCTCCACCAGCTGTGGCAGTGCGCCCCTTCATCCCAGACAGAGGATCACGGCCTCAGTCGCCCCGTAAGGGACCGCCTACCATGAACTCCAGCTCCATCTATCACATGTACCTCCAGCAGGCAGCGCCAAAGAGCCAGCCACTCAAACCTGCTCTCAAAGCAG TATATGGGAAGCCTGTTCTCCCCTCCAGCTCAAcgcctccctcccccctgccttTCGTCCAGGCAGGAGGGGCATTCCCTTTGCTTCAAGGCCCACCTGGCAGCGAGGAAGCTTTTGAAGGAGCATTTGATGATTATGAGGGCTTCCAGCACCTGGAGCCATCTGCGCCTCCACCCAGTGTGGAGAACATCCCACGACCACTCAGCCCTACTAAGCTAACGCCTATGGTACATTCCCCACTGCGCTACCAAAGTGACGCCGACCTTGAAGTGCTCCGCAAAAAGTTGGCCAACGCTCCAAGGCCTCTTAAGAAGCGCAGCTCCATCACAGAGCCGGAGGGCCCCAGTGGACCGAATATCCAGAAACTGCTGTACCAGAGATTCAACACTCTAGCAGGAGGCATAGAAGGGAACGGAGTCAGTGGACCAGGAGGTGGTAACGGTGCAGGTAACGGAACACCGTTTTATCAGCCAGCTAATCCTCCTGGATATCTGGGAGGCGACTCTTCGGCCGATACAGACAATGGCAACCTCCTCTCTGAGACTCCGCTACCACCCCCACCAGGGGAAGATGAGCAGGGCTCTGAGGTTCCACCTACCACTACTGATGCTAATGACAACGAGCCAGCACCCCCATCTCCAGAAGGACCGTTGGATCCTGCTGAAGCAGAGGAAccagaggatgatgatgacaacaacaacaatgttgGAGGACCTGAGGCAACACTGCCCAGTCCTGTGCTAGAGGTCACCACTCCAGAGGACAGCGGCACAGGGGAATCACAACCACTG GAGAAGCGCACGAACCTTAAGAAGCCAAACTCCGAGCGAACTGGTCATGGCTTCAGAGTGAAGTTCAACCCACTGGCCCTCCTGCTGGATGCCTCTCTGGAGGGGGAGTTTGACCTGGTCCAGAGGATCATCTACGAA gtGGAGAATCCTAGCACTCCAAATGATGAGGGCATCACGCCTCTGCACAACGCAGTGTGTGCGGGACATCACCACATAGTCAAGTTCCTGCTGGATTTTGGTGTGAATGTCAATGCTGCAGATAGTGATGGATG GACCCCCCTTCACTGTGCCGCGTCCTGCAACAGTGTTCATCTTTGCAAGTTGTTGGTTGAGTCAGGGGCCGCCATTTTTGCCAGCACCATTAGTGATGTGGAGACAGCTGCAGATAAATgcgaggagatggaggagggctACATTCAGTGTTCCCAGTTTCTATATG GTGTTCAGGAGAAGTTGGGTGTAATGAACAAGGGGACTGTGTACACTCTATGGGACTATGAAGCCCAGAATCCGGACGAGCTGTCATTCAGCGAGGGGGATGCCATCACCATTCTGCGACGACAGGACGACAGCGAAACAGAGTGGTGGTGGGCGAGGCTTGAGGACAATGAGGGCTATGTGCCTCGCAACCTGCTGGGG cTCTATCCGAGAATCAAACCTCGTCAGCGCTCCCTGGCATAG